In Streptomyces hawaiiensis, one genomic interval encodes:
- the tsf gene encoding translation elongation factor Ts, translating to MANYTAADVKKLRELTGAGMMDCKKALDEAEGNVEKAVEALRIKGQKGVAKREGRSAENGAVVSIIADDNASGVLVELKCETDFVAKGDKFQAAANTIAEHVAKTSPADLEALLASEIEAGKTVQAFVDEANANLGEKIVLDRFAQFADGYVTAYMHRTMPDLPPQIGVLVELDKPNAEIAKGVAQHIAAFAPKYLSKEDVPADVVESERRVAEETTRAEGKPEAALPKIVEGRLNGFFKDATLLGQPYALDNKKSVQKVLDEAGVTLKRFTRIKVGI from the coding sequence ATGGCGAACTACACCGCCGCCGACGTCAAGAAGCTCCGTGAGCTCACGGGCGCCGGCATGATGGACTGCAAGAAGGCGCTGGACGAGGCCGAGGGCAACGTCGAGAAGGCCGTCGAGGCACTCCGCATCAAGGGCCAGAAGGGCGTCGCCAAGCGCGAGGGCCGTTCCGCCGAGAACGGTGCCGTCGTCTCGATCATCGCCGACGACAACGCCTCCGGTGTCCTGGTCGAGCTGAAGTGCGAGACGGACTTCGTCGCCAAGGGTGACAAGTTCCAGGCCGCGGCCAACACCATCGCCGAGCACGTCGCCAAGACCTCCCCGGCCGACCTCGAGGCCCTGCTCGCCTCCGAGATCGAGGCCGGCAAGACGGTCCAGGCGTTCGTCGACGAGGCCAACGCCAACCTGGGCGAGAAGATCGTCCTGGACCGCTTCGCGCAGTTCGCCGACGGCTACGTGACGGCGTACATGCACCGCACGATGCCCGACCTCCCCCCGCAGATCGGTGTCCTCGTCGAGCTGGACAAGCCGAACGCGGAGATCGCCAAGGGCGTCGCCCAGCACATCGCCGCCTTCGCGCCGAAGTACCTCTCCAAGGAGGACGTGCCGGCCGACGTCGTCGAGTCCGAGCGCCGCGTCGCCGAGGAGACCACCCGCGCCGAGGGCAAGCCCGAGGCCGCCCTGCCGAAGATCGTCGAGGGTCGCCTCAACGGCTTCTTCAAGGACGCCACGCTGCTCGGCCAGCCGTACGCGCTCGACAACAAGAAGTCCGTCCAGAAGGTCCTGGACGAGGCCGGTGTCACCCTGAAGCGCTTCACGCGCATCAAGGTCGGCATCTGA
- the pyrH gene encoding UMP kinase gives MTKAQKSDDGKVRGRFLLKLSGEAFSGGGGLGVDPDVVHKIAREIAAVVRDGAEIAIVIGGGNFFRGAELQQRGMDRARSDYMGMLGTVMNCLALQDFLEKVGVDCRVQTAITMGQVAEPYIPLRAVRHLEKGRVVIFGAGMGMPYFSTDTTAAQRALEIDAEALLMGKNGVDGVYDSDPKTNPDAVKFDHLGYGEVITRDLKVADATAVTLCRDNKLPIVVFELLAEGNIGRAVKGEKIGTLVGDPGSRD, from the coding sequence ATGACCAAGGCCCAGAAGAGCGACGACGGCAAAGTGCGCGGCCGGTTTCTGCTGAAGCTGTCCGGAGAGGCCTTCTCCGGTGGCGGGGGCCTTGGCGTCGACCCCGACGTGGTGCACAAGATCGCCCGTGAGATCGCGGCCGTCGTGCGCGACGGCGCGGAGATCGCGATCGTCATCGGCGGCGGCAACTTCTTCCGCGGTGCCGAACTGCAGCAGCGCGGCATGGACCGGGCCCGCTCCGACTACATGGGCATGCTCGGCACGGTCATGAACTGCCTCGCCCTCCAGGACTTCCTGGAGAAGGTGGGCGTGGACTGCCGGGTGCAGACCGCCATCACCATGGGCCAGGTCGCCGAGCCCTACATCCCGCTGCGCGCCGTGCGTCACCTGGAGAAGGGCCGTGTGGTCATCTTCGGCGCCGGGATGGGCATGCCGTACTTCTCCACCGACACCACCGCGGCCCAGCGCGCCCTGGAGATCGACGCGGAGGCGCTGCTGATGGGCAAGAACGGCGTGGACGGGGTCTACGACTCCGACCCCAAGACCAACCCGGACGCGGTGAAGTTCGATCACCTCGGCTACGGCGAGGTCATCACGCGCGATCTGAAGGTCGCCGACGCCACGGCCGTGACGCTGTGCCGCGACAACAAGCTCCCGATCGTGGTCTTCGAGCTGCTGGCGGAGGGCAACATCGGACGTGCCGTCAAGGGTGAGAAGATCGGCACGCTGGTGGGGGACCCCGGCAGCCGGGACTGA